The DNA segment AGCCGCAGGGGATCGGCGTAGCGCTGGTGGAACTGCTTCATGTAGTGGGAGGGCAGCGCGATCTGCACCGGCTGCGCCGCCGCCAGCGCCGGCAGGAAGCCGGGATTGGGCATGCTCCAGCTGAAGCGGACCGTGGTCTCGTCGATGACCTCGAAATGCGGGCGCTCGCCCTTCACGACCAGTTGCAGCGGCGGGCCGTCGGGGCTGAGATAGTCGTCATTGGCGACATCCTCCCACCAGTAGCGGAAGTCCTCCGCCGTGAAGAGGTGGCCGTCGGACCAGCGATGCCGCTTGCGCAGGTGAAGCGTGAAGATCCGCCCTTCCTCGACATCCACCTTGGCGAGAATGTCGGGAATGATCTCGCCATTGAGATCGAACACCACCAGCCGCGCATAGCTGTAGACGGTCATCATGCGGATATCGCGCTGATCGCCCATCAGCATGCGCAGGGTGCCGCCATAATGGCCGGGCGTGCGGCCCATGGCGGGAAGATCGATGACGCGCGGATCCTCCGGCAGGCGCTCGGAAAGGTCCGGCAGCCGGCCTTCCCAGATGTCCTGCACCAGGGACGGCGCCTCCAGCGACATGTCGCGCGGCTGCGCGAAGGATTTGCTTACCGGCAACAGCAGGGCCAGAAGCCCGAAAGTCCTTCGCGTCAACATGGCTTGCCCCTATGCCGCCGTGACGTCGCGCGCCGTGCAGGCGCGATCGGCCAGCACAAAATGCCCGCCGCCGAGATCGAGCATTTCCAGTGAGCCCGGCGCCGTGCCGCGGAACTCCTCCGGCCAGGTCACGGGGTCCGAGGCGCCGCCGGTGAACGCCACGTCGAAATCCAGCTTGCGATCAAGATCGGGCAACGGCACCGCCTTGAGCAGCGAGCGGGTGTAGGGATGGGCGGGACGGTGGAACAGCGCGTCGCGCGGCCCGATCTCGACGATGCGCCCGCGCGCCATCACCGCGATCTGGGTGGCCATGTAATGCACCACGGCGAGATTGTGCGACACGAAGAGATAGGTCAGGCCGAGCGAGGCCTGAAGGTCCTTCAGAAGGTTCAGCACCTGCGCCTGCACCGACACGTCCAGCGCGGAGACCGGCTCGTCGCAGATGATGAGGTCGGGATTGAGCGCGAGGGCGCGGGCGATGCCGATGCGCTGGCGCTGGCCGCCGGAGAAGCTGTGCGGGTAGCGGCTGAGGAAGCGCGGATCGAGGCCGACGCATTCCATCAGTTCCACGGCACGGTGCTTCTGCTCCGCATCCGAGCCGCGCCCCTGAATGATCATCGGTTCGCGGATGATGTCCAGCACCGTCATGCGCGGGGAGAGCGAGGAGACCGGATCCTGGAAGATCATCTGCATGCGGGGGCGGAAGGCGCGCAGTTCGTTGTCGTCGAGGCCCATCACATCGACCGGCCCTGCCCGGTCGTTGAAGATGACCGAGCCTGAATCGGCGGTGCGCGCGCGCATGATCAGATTGCCGACCGTGGTCTTGCCCGAGCCGCTTTCCCCGACCAGCCCGAAGCAATGGCCGCGCATGATGTCGAAGCTGACATTTTCCACCGCGACCACGCGCGCGCCGTGCTTGCTGCCATAGGTCTTGCGCAGGTTGCGCACGTTCAGCAGCGCCGTGGATGCGGGGCGGTTGCCGGCCTCGCGGCGCAGATCCAGCGGCGGGGCGGCGGGCGCGACGTCGCGCAGCGCGACGAGACGCTCGCCCTCGGGCATGTCGAAGTCCGGCGAGGCCTTGAGCAGGGCCTTGAGATAGGGATGCTGCGGGCGGCGGAAGATGTCATCCACCGGGCCCGCTTCCATGACCCGGCCGCGATACACCACCACCACCTCGTCGGCCACATTGGCGACGACGCCCAGATCATGGGTGATGAGCAGGATCGCCATGCCCATCTCGCCCTGAAGCGTCTTCATCAGCTTCAGCACCTGGGCCTGGATGGTGACGTCGAGCGCGGTGGTCGGCTCGTCGGCGATCAGCAGCGCCGGACGGCAGATCAGCGCCATCGCCAGCATGGCGCGCTGGCGCAGGCCTCCGGAGAGCTCGAACGGGTACTGATCGTAATTCCGGCGCGGATCGCGGAAGCCGACGAGGCCCAGCATCTCCTCCGTGATGGCGCGGGCTTCCTTGCGCGGGTGCGGGCGATGAAGCTGGAGGGCTTCCTCGATCTGGTTGCCGATGGTGTGCACCGGCGACAGCGAGGACATCGGCTCCTGAAAGATCATGCCGATGCGCCCGCCGCGCAGCTTGCGGATCTTCTTGCCGTCGCGGTCGAGCTCGGCGATGTCGATGACCTTGCCGTCCTTGGCGGGGTCGGCGAACAGGATCCGTCCATCGTGGATGATGCCGTTGGGCGGCAGGAGACCCATGATGGACTGCGAAATCACGGTCTTTCCCGAGCCGGATTCGCCCACCAGCGCGACCGTCCGCCCCGCCGGCACCCGCAAGGAGACGCCCTTCACAACCTCATTGAGCTGTCCGTGGACCGCAAAAGAGACGCGCAGGTTCTCGATGCGCAGCAGATCCTTCGCCACCTCCCCGCTCACACCTAGGCCCCCGCCAGCTTCAGCGTCCCGAGCACAGGACTGGACGATGTCACCTGCTCCAGCCGCCCCGCATCGGGGATGGCATAGGCCTGGATGCTGGTATGGCCGCCATCGAGCATCACTTCGCGCAGCACCATGCCAGAGAAATTGAAGCCGGACGCGTCCGCCGTTTCCTTGGAGACCATGCAGTCGGCGATGAAGTCCTTCGAGGCGCTCTCCAGCGCGGCGGCAACGCTGAGCGTGTCGCCGATGGCACGTATCTCCTGCTGGTGGATGCCGTCGCCGATGCGCGCCAGCACCACGCGGCCGGTGTGGATGCCAATGCCGGCACGTATCGGAATTGGCAGCACGCCGCGCATCTCCGCATTGAGCATTTCAAGCACGCGCCCCATGTCCTGCGCCGCACGCAGTGCCGAGCGGGCATTGACCGCGCGATGCTCGGACTGGTCGAAAACCGCCGTCAGTCCGTCCCCATACATCACGTCGATCCGCCCGTCATGGCTTTCCACCGCCTGGCACATCTCGTTCGAGAACCGGTTCACCAATACCGCGATCTCATACGGCAGCCGGTTCTGCGTCAGCGTCGCGAAGGCGCGCAGGTCCAGCACCAGCACCGCGGCATCGCGCTCCATCGCCCATTCCAGCGCCTCCGCGTCCTGATCGGAGGTGACGTGGCGGCCGAGCACGGGCATCAGCACCCGCACGCTGATGTCGCTCGACGGGCGGACCTGGCAGGCGAGCCGCACGCTCGGCGGCGCCGCGATGCTGTTGAGGATCGCGCTTTCGGCGCCGAAGGGCTCGGCGACGTTGCCCTCCCCGGCCAGGATCTGCACCCGGCATGTGGCACAGCGCCCCCGTCCCCGGCAGGACGAGGGATGGGGAATGTGGTGGGTGCGGCTGGCTTCCAGCACCGAGGTGCCGGCCGGCACCTCCACGGGGCCATATCCGCGATAGGTGATGGTGATGGTCGAGCCGACCCGGCGACGCAGGTAGAGCAGCCCCATCAGGCCGACAAAGGCCACGGCAAAGCCCGCGACACCCGAGCGCACGACCATGCCGACTTCTTCGACGCCGGCCGCCTGCTCCTGCGTGCGCGGCTCGAAGGTCAGCTTCGACGCCTCGCGTCCCGCGGAGACGAAGCCGGCGAAGGCGAGGCAGGGGATGAGGACGGCGAGGATGTAGCCGGGAATGCGCCAGTGCCTGTACCAGGGCTGATAGCGCAGCGCGTGATGCAGCCCGATGACCCCATGGCTCCACGCCACCACGATGAGCATGGTCTGCGAGAACACGACCGCCGGCCACATCAGGAACAGCACCGAGCCGTAGCTGATGTCGGCGCCGAACATCGACCCCGCGACCCGCGTCTGCAGGACGTGGCCCACCGCGAGCAGCGGAATGGTGAGGCCGGAAACGATCTGCCACATCTCGTCGGGCGGCATCCGCCAGGTCCGCCGCAAGGCGATGCGGTAGCCCGACAGGAACATGTGAACCACGACCGCGGCGTAGAACAGGACGCTGCCCGGCCAGGACTGCCAGATCAGCCAGCGCCACTGCTGGACATACTGCATGGCCTCGATGCCGAAGATGCCCACCGCATGGTTCAGCAGATGGGTCAGGACGAAGGCGAACAGCAGGAAACCCGACCATTGCCGCGCGAGGCAGCCCCAGGGGTAGTCACGTCCCGTTCTGAGCGAAGCGTGCTTCTGGTCGTCCTGCGTCGTCGACGTCATGGCCATGCGATCATGTCAGTGCGCGCCGGAAGGTACGGCCAGGGAAATGCCGGCATCCGCGATGGCCGAGCCCTTCGGCAGCTTCTCGACGAGCTGGGCGCAGATATTGTTGAGATCCATGATCTGCCGGCCCAGCTCACGCATCACGGCGTGATTGAAGGGGGGAGACTCCTTCAACAGCTGCAGAAACGCCTCGCGGTCGATCCTCAGCGCCACGACCGAGGTCTCGGCGGTGATCGTCACCATGCGATTCTGGTCGCACAGCACGCCCGCTTCGCCCAGCAGGGCGCCGCGCACATGCTGGGCGAAGCCGATCTCACCCGACTTCGTGCGCAGCGACACATTGTACTGGCCCTCCAGCACGATGTAGACGGCGTCCGACACCGCGCCCTGCTCATAGATGACTTCGTCGGGATGGAACACGACCCGATCGCTGATCATGGCCAGGAGCTTCAGCTTGCCGCTCTCGACCTCATGAAACATCCGGAATTTCTGAAGCGACCGGACTTCGTCCTCAATGGTCATTTCATCGCCTCCTGGTCCTGGTGGCTACGGTCGGTTTCGGTGGAAGGCGGTTCTGCCTGAATCGAGGGTGCATGTGGTGATTCCACCATGTCCGCCGTCGCTTCGGTGGTGCGGGGCGTGTGCTCGCCACTGACCAGTTTAGCTCCCTCGAATCTCAGAACCTGATCGAACATCGACACATCATCCTCGGCCGACTGCGTGATGATGACCGTCTTTCCAGCCTGGGCCTCCAGTATATTCTCCATGATCATATGCGCCTCCGACGCCCCAAAGCTAGAGAGGGCGTCGTCGAGAATGAGAATATCAGGGTGCCGCAACATGGCGCGCGCCAATTGGATGGTCGCGCGCTGCTGGACGGAAAGCAGGCGGCCGCCCGGCCCGGCCTCCTGGTCGAGGCCCTTGGAGACGATGAACGCCTCCAGCCCGAGCTCGGTCATCACCGCCGCCGCCGCCGCGACCAGCCGCTCGCGGGCATGGGCCTTGCCGTAGCGGATGCGGCCGAACAGCAGGTTGTCGCGGATCGAGGCGCCCGGCATCAGACGCTTGGGATCATAGAACTCGATTTCGCCGACATCCTGCGCCGGCAGGAACTGCCGGAAGCTGCGCCGCGCGCGCAGCACGCGCTCAACCAGCCGGTCATCCATCAGATTCAGGCGGTGGCGCGGCTCGATATACATCAGCGCGTAGCCGATGAGCTTGTCGCGCACGTCCGGCGGAAGCTGGCGGCGCTGGCCGCGTTGCCAGGCGGATTCGACCTTCGGCCAGATCTCGCCCAGCTCGGAATCGTCGATGAACGAATAGCGCTCGCGCAGCGGATTGTTGGCCGCCAGGCCCTGGAACGCTTCCGCCACGGTTTCCACCATCTTCAGGCCGATCTCGGTCAGCGGCCCGGACAGCGCCTCCGCCGAGATGATGGAGCGCACGAAGGGGTCCTGCGCCAGATTCTCGGGCGTGAAGCGGTGCCCGACCGACACGCCGAACAGCAAGTTCTCGCCAATGGTGGCGTTGGTGTTGAAGCGCCTGGGCTGGAACGCCTCGACATAGTCGACGATGCCAAGCTCGGCGAAACGAGCCAGAATGGCGCTGCGGGCATCCACCATCCGCGCGGCGATGTCCTCGGGCACATCCGAGCCGAGCCGGCTCTGCATGCCGACGCGGTACACCTCGTCATAGCCGCGCACCACGCGCAGCGCGGTGATGATGGCGGCGTTGAGATGCTCGGGGCCTTCCAGGTCGAGCGCGCCATAGTCGACCCAGTCGGTATCCGGCGAGACGATCGGGTTGTCGGTCATCAGCGCCTCGTCGCGCCAGTAGCGCTCGAAGGCGTTCTTCGGTTCCTCCGGCGCCGGCGCCGCGCGCCGCAGCGCGAGCACGAGATTGTCGCGAATGGTGCCCGACATGATGTAGGGCTCGCCGGTCAGATACAGCAGCACCGCGCTCGCGGCACGGTCCGACATGGCCGCGAGTTCCTGTCCGCCCAGGGTGATGCTGCCCTGATAGTCCGTGATCTGGCGCCCCAGCACCTTCGGCAGGATGTCGCGGCCGCTGCCGGCCGAACCGACCACGGCCACACGCCCCGGCCGGGTGATGGCCGTGGACATGCGGTCGATCTGCACCAGACCGCGCCCGTTGACGACGCGCACGCCCACCATCGTGAACGGCGCATCGGCCGGGATCGGCTCGGGCTCGCTTTCGGGTTCCTCGCTGAGCAGGAAGTCCTTGGCGAAGGCCCCGACCACCTGCTCGTATTTCACGGTCACGTCGGCGCGCTGCTGGTCCCAGTCGATCAGCTCCTTGATCGGGCCGGGCAAGTCGCGATAGGCGGCGATGACGGCGACGAGCTGGCCGATGTCCAGCCGCCCCTGCAGGGCGAGATAGCCGCCCACCGTGTAGAAGATGAAGGGGGTGAGCTGCGCCAGCAGGTTGTTGAGGTACTTCACCGCGAATTTGCGGCGGTAGAGCCGCAGGCGGATGTCGAACAGCGTGCCCAGCCGCTTGCCGATCTCGGACGCGCTGTAGCGCGTGACGCCATAGGCATGCAGCGCCGGCGCCGCCTCGATCATCTCGCCGATGCGTCCGGCGAGCACGCGCGATTCCAGCTGGCGCATCCGGCCGAGACGGATCTGCTCGCGCCGCAGATGCGGAATGACGATGCCCTGCACGAGGATGAGCAGCAGCGCCAACGTGCCCAGCCACATGTTCTGCGCCAGGATGAACGCCATGGCGGTGATCGCCTGGGTGCCGAGGAAGGCCGGCGTGATGAACGCCTCGCCGAAGAAGCCACCGATGGGCTCCACCTCGTCCTTGATCATGCTGGTGACTTCGGCGGGCTTGGTGGTGCGCACATCCTCCGGACGGAAGCGCATCACCATCGAGAACAGCTCGAAGCGCAGACGGCGCAGCATGCGCTCGCCGAGAATGCCCTTGCGGATGTTGATGACGTATTTGAACCAGCCGTTGATCAGCGTGAGCACGAGGAACAGCATGCTCAGCGCCAGCAGGTACGGCAGCTGGGCGAACATCCATCCGTCGGAGATCTGGAAGCTGTAACCGCCCAGGAAACTCGGCAGTGAAAAGGTGAAGTCGAACAGCAGGGCCTTGTCCTGGCCATGGGCGAACACGCTGCCCTGGATGGCCTCGTTGACGATGCGCTTGGGCACGTCGAGAGACCACCAGTAGAACGGCAGCGAGCCGACCACGAAGCAGAGAACAATGATCTGTTCGCGCCGGCTGTGCTGCCAGACGTAATGGAAGAAGTTGACGTACAAGGCCTTTACGCCTCTTGAAAGCGGAAGCTAGGATCGGTGGACACAGATAGGCACGGACTCACTCACGCGCATGCCGGATCACCATTTAATGACGATACTAGCATGATTAGCGAGACTTAGCCGTATGCTGGAACGGTTCCGATCGCCCCTCGCCGGCGTGTTTCTGTCTGCGTTCACGCTCTCCGGCCTGCTGTCGGCACCCGTCGGCGCGCAACCGGCCGATGGCCGCGACATGGTGCTGTTCGACGGCTTCGAGGGCACCACCTTCGCGCCGGGCGGCGGGCTCTACTACAAGAACAACCACGAACAGGGCGCGGGCTCCTACAGCTTCGAAACCGAGGTCGTGCGTTCCGGCAAGCAGGCGATCGACCTTTCGGTGCGTCCGCAGTGCAAGAAGGTCAACGGCCTGTGCAGCGAGCGCGCCGAGGTGTGGGAGAAACCCGAAGTGCTCGTGCTCTATGGCGAGCCTGTCTGGTACGCCTTCTCGATGCAGATGGCGCAGCCCATTCCAACCGAACGCCATCGCTATGTGATGGCGCAGTGGAAGCGCGAGATCGAGCCGGGCGCCGATGGCGACTACAGCCCGCTGCTGGCGCTGCGCATGATCGACGGCCGGGTCGCGGTGACGGTCGATACCGACATGGCGACCTACAAGGCCACCGGCTGCCAGCCCGGCGACGCGCCCGCTTCGCCACCCGACGAATATTCCCAGTTCCGCTCGCTCATAGCCCTGGCGCCGGGACATGAGGATGCCGTGGCCGCCGGCTTTCCCGGCTGCACCAGCGACCAGCGGGTGACGCGGCGCGGCGGCGAGATTCCCGCGCTCGATTCGGGCTGGATCGATTTCGTGTTCCAGGTGAAACCCGGCCCGAACGGCGATGGACGGATCGACGTGCTCGCCAATGGCGCCTGGGTCGCGACCGTGGAAGGCGCGATCGGCCACGAGGGCGACGGCCTTGGCGACCACATGTACTTCAAGTTCGGCCCCTACCGGGCCGGCCAGACGGGGGAGTGGCGGATCTATTACGACAATTTCCGCCGCGGGCCGCACTGCACCGACGTCGCCCCGGAAGCGGTGTGCGCGCAGGTGAAGTGAGTGCCCCTCGGTCGAGCGCGTCGAGGCTCACGCCTTGAGCAGGCGCTCCACCGGCAGGCCCAGGCGGGTGAAGACGTTGCGGGTGTCGACCACCACCCGCGCATGGGCGGCGACAAGGGCGTAGTCGACCTCGTCATGGTCGGTGGCGACAAGCACCGCATCGAAGCCGGCGACCGCCTCGGGGGTGAGAGCGATCGAGCGCTTGCCGTTCAGGCGCTGGTGGCGCCGGGTGGAGGGCAGCGCGGCGACGAAGGGGTCATGGAATTCGCACAGCCCGCCGCGCTCGTCGATCAGCTCCATCAGCTTCAGCGCCGGGCTCTCGCGCACATCGTCGACGTTCTTTTTGTAGGCGACGCCGAGCACGAGGATGCGCGCGCCCGACAGCCCTCGCCCACCCAGTGTGTCCAGCGCCTCCGCGAGGCGATCGACGACGTGATAGGGCATGCGGGTGTTGATCTGGCCCGCCAGTTCGATGAAGCGGGTCTCGATGTCGAACTCCCGCGCCTTCCAGGTGAGGTAGAACGGATCGATCGGGATGCAGTGCCCGCCAAGGCCGGGGCCGGGATAGAACGGCATGAAGCCGAACGGCTTGGTGCCGGCGGCCTCGATCACCTCCCAGATGTCGATGCCCATGGCGCCGTAGACGGTCTTCAGCTCGTTCACCAGCGCGATATTGACCGAGCGGAAGATGTTCTCGGTGAGCTTCACCGCCTCGGCGACCTGGGTGGAGGACACCGGCACGACCCGCGACACCAGCGGGGCGTAGAGCGCCTGCGCCAACGCACCGGCCACTTCGCCATCGCCGCCGACGACCTTCGGGATGGTCGCGGTGGAGTAGCTGGCATTGCCGGGATCCTCGCGCTCCGGCGAAAAGGCGAGGAAGACGTCGCGCCCCGCCTTGAGACCGGTTTCCTCAAGGATCGGCTTCACCACTTCCACCGTGGTGCCGGGCCAGGTGGTGGATTCCAGCACCACGATCTGGCCCGGCCGCAGGGTGCGGGCGATGGCGCGGGCGGTGTCGATGACAAAGGACAGGTCCGGCTCGCGCTGGCGGGTGAGCGGGGTCGGCACGCAGACGATGAGCGCGTCGCACGCGCCGAGCCGCGCGAAATCCTGCGTGACGTCGAAGCGCGAAGTGGCCAGCGCCGCCTCCATGCGCGCGCCCGGAATGTACTTGATGACCTGCCGGCCGGCGGCGATTTCGGCGACCCGCTTCGGATTGATGTCGAAGCCGATCACCGGGAACCCGGCCTCAACCGCCACCAGCGCCAGCGGAAGGCCGACATAGCCGAGGCCGATGACACCGATCACCGCTTCCTTCGCCGCGATGCGCGCTTCGAGGACGGCGGCGGGGCTGGCTTCAATGTTCATCGGGGAACTCGGTTCGGGGAACGCAGTCATTGCGGGGCTGGTCTAGCCTCGCCGTCGTCGCGGCACAATCGCTGCCAGCACCGGCCTTGCGCGATCACCCGATGCGGGGCGGCGGGGGATGACCGGCGACCAGCAGCAGGTCGCTTTCATCCTTGAGGGTGACGCCGGTGAGGCGGCGGGCCAGCGCCTCTTTCAGCAGCCATACCAGCTTGAAGGCGGCGGCATCGAAGGAGAGCCCATCGCCGCGCACGTTCGAGATGCAGTTGCGCTCCGCATCCGAGCGCCCGACCTTCGGCGCGAAGGTCAGGTAGAGGCCGAGACTGTCCGGCGAGGAAAGGCCCGGCCGCTCGCCGATAAGCACCACGACCGCTTTCGCCCCAAGCAGTTCGCCAACCTCATCGCCAAGCGCGACACGCGCCTGGGAGGCAATGACCACCGGCCCGAGGCGCCAGCCCTCCCCGGCGATGCGCGCCTTGAGGGCGGACAGAAAGCCATGCGCCTGCGCATGGATGGCGGTGGAAGACAGGCCGTCGGCGACGACGATGACCAGATCGGGCGCGGTATCCCTGAACGGCGCGAGAGCGGCACGGCCCGCCTCGGACAGTTTGCGACCGAGATCGGGGCGGCGCAGATAGGCATCGCGCGCAGGAGCGGCAGAGGTCACCTGCACCGCCTCAAGGCCAAGCTCAGTGATCTCACCGGCGATTTTTTCCGAATCGAACGGTGTGTGCACCGCGTCGCGGGCCTGGGCATGGGCCAAGGCGAAGCGCAGCACCTCGCGCGTGGGCAGGCCTGCCCCGGCGCGGCCGAGCGCGATGCGGGCGGGTGTGGCGCCGGCGAGCTTGAGCCAGGCATCCTCGATGACGTAGGCGTCCTTGGTCATCCGCGCGTCCTCACGCGGCGAGGTGCGGCGCGAACGCCAGCAACGGGCTGGAACCGCCCTGCGGCCGCAGCCGCCCGTCCGGCCCGGTGATGCCCATGGATTGCAGCCATTGCTCGAACTCCGGCGCGCGCTTGAGGCCCAGCACGTCGCGCAGGTAGAGCTGGTCGTGGAACGAGGTGGACTGGTAGTTCAGCATCACGTCGTCGGAGCCGGGAATGCCCATGATGTAGGTCACGCCCGCCGCGCCGAGCAGGGTCATCAGCGTGTCCATGTCGTCCTGGTCAGCCTCGGCGTGGTTGGTGTAGCAGACGTCGCAGCCCAGCGGCACGCCCATCAGCTTGCCGCAGAAATGGTCTTCCAGCCCGGCGCGGATGATCTGCTTGCCATCATACAGATATTCCGGCCCGATGAAGCCGACGACCGTGTTGACCAGCAACGGCTTGAAGGGGCGGCACACCGCATAGGCGCGCGCTTCCAGCGTCTGCTGGTCGACCCCGTGATGAGCGTTGGCGGAGAGCGCGGAGCCCTGCCCGGTCTCGAAATACATCACATTGTCGCCGAGCGTGCCGCGCTTGAGCGACAGCGCCGCCTCATAGCCTTCCTGAAGCGTCGCCAGCGAGATGCCGAAGGAGGTGTTGGCGCCCTCAGTGCCGGCAACGGACTGGAAGACGAGGTCGACCGGGACGCCGCGATTGATCACCTCGGTGGAGGTGGTGACATGGGTCAGCACGCACGACTGGGTGGGGATCTCGAAGCGCTGGATGACATCGTCGACCAGCTTGAGGAGATCGCTCAGCACCGGCAGGCTGTCGGACGCCGGATTGATGCCGATCACAGCATCGCCGCAGCCATACAGCAGGCCATCGAGAATCGAGGCGGTGATGCCGGCGCGGTCGTCGGTGGGGTGATTGGGCTGAAGCCGCACCGCCATGGTGCCCGGCAGGCCGATGGTGTTGCGGAACCTGGTGACCACCCGGCATTTGCGGGCGACCGCGATCAGGTCCTGATTGCGCATCAGCTTCGACACCGCCGCCGCCATTTCCGGGGTGATGCCCGGCGCCAGCGCGGCGAGAGACTGGGCGTTGGCGGCATCGGACAGCAGGAAATCGCGAAAGTCGCCGACCATCATGTGCGAGACCGGCGCGAAGGCGGCGGCATCATGGGTGTCGAGGATCAGGCGCGTGACCTCGTCGCTCTCATAGGGCACCAGCGCCTCGGTCAGGAAGGTCGCGAGCGGCACCTCGGCGAGGCACATCCGGGCGGCGACGTTTTCCTCGGCCGAACTCGCCGCCACGCCCGCCAGCATGTCGCCCGAGCGGATCGGAGTCGCCTTGGCCATCAGTTCCTTCAGGTCGCGGAAGACATAGGACTGCGAACCGACGAGATGACGATAAACCATGGACATGCCTCGCGCGCGCCGTGACCGATCCGGCGCCATGGTCAGAATCTAACCTGCCCTACCGGAGCACGAAAGGGCCGCGTGCGCAGACCGGCTTTGTCATGGCGCAATGCATGCCACGCTGGACGGCCCGCGCCCGGACCGCTAGGACGCGCTCAAACAGGGAGACACGCGCCATGGCCACCTTCATCCTCATCCACGGCTCCTGGCACTGGGGCGGCTGCTTCCAGAAGGTGGCGAACATTCTGGGCGCCGCCGGCCATTGCGTGATCGCCCCCGATCTCGCCAGCCACGGCTTCGACACCACGCCGACCGCCGCCGTCACCGACATCGCGATCTATGCCGCCCCGGCGCGCGAGGCGCTGGAGGCGATCGAGGGCAAGGCGATCCTGGTCGGCCACTCCGTGGGCGGGGCGACCTGCACCTGGCTCGGCGAGGAGATGCCCGAGCGCATCGCCGCGCTGGTGTACCTGACCGGCTTCATGGCGCCGAACGGCAAGAGCGCCCGCGACTTCGTGATGACGCCGACCTATCTGAAGGATCCCGCGATCGTCGAGACGCAGGGAATGCTGCGGCTGGGCAAGGACGGGCTGGGGCTGGACCTGACCAAGCGCGACCTGATCGCGCGCTCGCTTTATTCCGACTGCACCGCCCATGACATCGACCGGGCGCTGGCCAATCTCGTGCGCGTCACACCGCATGCGCCGTTCGCGACGGTGTCGGCGATCACGCCGAAGCGCTTCGGCAAGTTGAACCGGCACTATATCGAGTGCCTGAAGGACCACGGCCTGCCGCTGCCGGTGCAGCGCGAGATGCAGGCGGCGGTGCCGGGCGCGCAGGTGCACCAGCTCGACACCGGGCATTCCCCGTTCCTCAGCGCACCGGAAGCGTTGACGGAGATCCTGCTCGATATCGCCGGCTAGTTGGGCGAAGACGCGTTGGCGGGGGCGGCTGGAAGCTCTCCCTGAACCTGCCCGGCAAGACCGAACGGCGCCTCGGTGATGTCGAAGAAGCCGCGGGCCTGGTCAAACGGCATCGGCCTGCCCAGCAGGTAACCCTGCGCCTTCTCGACGCCGATGGCGCGCAGCGTCATCAGTTCAGCCTCGGTTTCCACGCCCTCGGCAATGATCCGGCTGCCGGTCTCGCGCGAGAACGACACCAGCGCGGAGGCCAGCGCCTTGCGGGCGGGGTCGCTGTCGATGTCGCGCGTCAGGGACATGTCGAGCTTGATGAGGTCGGGCTGTAGCTGAAGGATGTGCTGCAGGCAGGAATAGCCGGCGCCCGCGTCGTCGACCGCGAGCTTGAAACCACGGGCACGAAAGGCGCTGAGCGAGGTGATGATCTTCTGATAGTCCTCGATCAGCGCGTGCTCAGTGATCTCGATGACGACCTGCCGGGGCGGTGCATCGGCCAGCAGCTTGTCGAGCCGCCCGCTCAGCACCGCCTCCGGCGAGACATTGATGGTGAGATACATGTCGGACGGCAGTTCCGGCAGCACGGAGAGAGACCGCCGGATGGCGAGGATTTCCAGGTTC comes from the Ancylobacter pratisalsi genome and includes:
- a CDS encoding ABC transporter ATP-binding protein/permease translates to MYVNFFHYVWQHSRREQIIVLCFVVGSLPFYWWSLDVPKRIVNEAIQGSVFAHGQDKALLFDFTFSLPSFLGGYSFQISDGWMFAQLPYLLALSMLFLVLTLINGWFKYVINIRKGILGERMLRRLRFELFSMVMRFRPEDVRTTKPAEVTSMIKDEVEPIGGFFGEAFITPAFLGTQAITAMAFILAQNMWLGTLALLLILVQGIVIPHLRREQIRLGRMRQLESRVLAGRIGEMIEAAPALHAYGVTRYSASEIGKRLGTLFDIRLRLYRRKFAVKYLNNLLAQLTPFIFYTVGGYLALQGRLDIGQLVAVIAAYRDLPGPIKELIDWDQQRADVTVKYEQVVGAFAKDFLLSEEPESEPEPIPADAPFTMVGVRVVNGRGLVQIDRMSTAITRPGRVAVVGSAGSGRDILPKVLGRQITDYQGSITLGGQELAAMSDRAASAVLLYLTGEPYIMSGTIRDNLVLALRRAAPAPEEPKNAFERYWRDEALMTDNPIVSPDTDWVDYGALDLEGPEHLNAAIITALRVVRGYDEVYRVGMQSRLGSDVPEDIAARMVDARSAILARFAELGIVDYVEAFQPRRFNTNATIGENLLFGVSVGHRFTPENLAQDPFVRSIISAEALSGPLTEIGLKMVETVAEAFQGLAANNPLRERYSFIDDSELGEIWPKVESAWQRGQRRQLPPDVRDKLIGYALMYIEPRHRLNLMDDRLVERVLRARRSFRQFLPAQDVGEIEFYDPKRLMPGASIRDNLLFGRIRYGKAHARERLVAAAAAVMTELGLEAFIVSKGLDQEAGPGGRLLSVQQRATIQLARAMLRHPDILILDDALSSFGASEAHMIMENILEAQAGKTVIITQSAEDDVSMFDQVLRFEGAKLVSGEHTPRTTEATADMVESPHAPSIQAEPPSTETDRSHQDQEAMK
- a CDS encoding polysaccharide lyase, which produces MLERFRSPLAGVFLSAFTLSGLLSAPVGAQPADGRDMVLFDGFEGTTFAPGGGLYYKNNHEQGAGSYSFETEVVRSGKQAIDLSVRPQCKKVNGLCSERAEVWEKPEVLVLYGEPVWYAFSMQMAQPIPTERHRYVMAQWKREIEPGADGDYSPLLALRMIDGRVAVTVDTDMATYKATGCQPGDAPASPPDEYSQFRSLIALAPGHEDAVAAGFPGCTSDQRVTRRGGEIPALDSGWIDFVFQVKPGPNGDGRIDVLANGAWVATVEGAIGHEGDGLGDHMYFKFGPYRAGQTGEWRIYYDNFRRGPHCTDVAPEAVCAQVK
- a CDS encoding nucleotide sugar dehydrogenase, giving the protein MNIEASPAAVLEARIAAKEAVIGVIGLGYVGLPLALVAVEAGFPVIGFDINPKRVAEIAAGRQVIKYIPGARMEAALATSRFDVTQDFARLGACDALIVCVPTPLTRQREPDLSFVIDTARAIARTLRPGQIVVLESTTWPGTTVEVVKPILEETGLKAGRDVFLAFSPEREDPGNASYSTATIPKVVGGDGEVAGALAQALYAPLVSRVVPVSSTQVAEAVKLTENIFRSVNIALVNELKTVYGAMGIDIWEVIEAAGTKPFGFMPFYPGPGLGGHCIPIDPFYLTWKAREFDIETRFIELAGQINTRMPYHVVDRLAEALDTLGGRGLSGARILVLGVAYKKNVDDVRESPALKLMELIDERGGLCEFHDPFVAALPSTRRHQRLNGKRSIALTPEAVAGFDAVLVATDHDEVDYALVAAHARVVVDTRNVFTRLGLPVERLLKA
- the eutC gene encoding ethanolamine ammonia-lyase subunit EutC, with translation MTKDAYVIEDAWLKLAGATPARIALGRAGAGLPTREVLRFALAHAQARDAVHTPFDSEKIAGEITELGLEAVQVTSAAPARDAYLRRPDLGRKLSEAGRAALAPFRDTAPDLVIVVADGLSSTAIHAQAHGFLSALKARIAGEGWRLGPVVIASQARVALGDEVGELLGAKAVVVLIGERPGLSSPDSLGLYLTFAPKVGRSDAERNCISNVRGDGLSFDAAAFKLVWLLKEALARRLTGVTLKDESDLLLVAGHPPPPRIG